The proteins below come from a single Rosa rugosa chromosome 2, drRosRugo1.1, whole genome shotgun sequence genomic window:
- the LOC133731128 gene encoding organic cation/carnitine transporter 3-like — protein sequence MGDSTPLLSESNSAESEPPLLQNHLPSLDSAIELCIGDFGWAQFLQAILVSFSWFFDAQQTFITVFTDAEPAWHCTQQLTDNPSSCNSSFSNICQLPKSSWDWDRPKHTSVISEWALECSGSVVTGLPASSFFMGCLIGGLALSTLADSSLGRKKMLFLSCLMMSFTTLLTAFSTNIWIYSFLRFVTGFARATIGTSALVLSTELVGKRWRGQVGVVGFFCFTLGFLSLPAIAYTHQSHSWRTLYFWTSIPTLFYSILVHFLVRESPRWLFVRGRKEDAISTLKCISPSITMSFSSLSFEQETWNVDLYSAIGVLVKRKWAFRRLSAVMGAGFGIGMVYYGMPLALGSLNFNLYFSVTLNALSELPASLVAFFLIGKLNRRSSLLVFTFLSGVCSILSVLKGFNPWVELQIGLELLSFFSACSAFNVLLIFTIELFPTCVRNSALSMVRQAVVLGGVFSPTLAAAGRENGGVLSYGVFGVVVGVCGLFVVCLPETRGRRICDTMDEEEHKETANCSAVRLVV from the coding sequence ATGGGCGATTCAACCCCTCTTCTCTCCGAATCCAACTCAGCCGAGTCAGAACCCCCTCTGCTACAAAACCACCTTCCCTCCCTCGACTCCGCCATCGAACTTTGCATCGGAGATTTCGGGTGGGCACAGTTCCTCCAAGCCATCCTCGTCTCTTTTTCATGGTTCTTCGACGCCCAGCAAACCTTCATCACCGTCTTCACAGACGCCGAGCCCGCGTGGCACTGTACTCAACAGCTCACTGACAACCCCAGCTCATGCAACTCATCATTCTCAAACATTTGCCAACTTCCCAAGTCCTCATGGGACTGGGATCGGCCAAAACACACCTCTGTAATCTCCGAATGGGCCCTCGAGTGTTCCGGGTCGGTCGTCACCGGCCTGCCGGCCTCCTCCTTCTTCATGGGGTGCTTGATCGGAGGACTCGCCCTCTCCACACTCGCCGATTCATCACTCGGCAGGAAAAAGATGCTCTTCCTCTCGTGTCTCATGATGTCTTTCACCACCCTCCTCACCGCCTTCTCCACCAACATATGGATCTATTCCTTCTTGAGATTCGTCACCGGCTTTGCCCGCGCCACCATCGGCACGTCAGCGCTAGTCTTGTCCACCGAGCTGGTAGGCAAGCGGTGGCGTGGCCAGGTGGGTGTGGTAGGTTTCTTTTGCTTCACATTAGGGTTTCTCTCCCTACCAGCTATAGCTTACACCCATCAAAGCCACTCATGGAGAACACTCTACTTCTGGACTTCAATTCCTACTCTCTTTTACTCCATTCTCGTCCATTTCCTGGTCCGAGAATCGCCCCGGTGGCTATTCGTCCGGGGCCGCAAAGAAGACGCCATCTCAACCCTAAAATGTATTTCACCAAGCATAACCATGAGCTTCTCGAGCTTGTCGTTCGAGCAAGAGACTTGGAATGTGGATCTCTACTCTGCAATCGGGGTTTTGGTAAAGAGAAAATGGGCTTTTCGGAGACTGTCCGCGGTTATGGGAGCCGGATTTGGAATTGGAATGGTGTACTACGGCATGCCATTAGCTTTGGGGAGCTTGAATTTCAACCTCTACTTTAGTGTCACGTTAAACGCCTTGTCCGAACTACCTGCTTCTTTAGTCGCTTTTTTCCTAATTGGGAAACTGAACAGGAGAAGCTCGCTCCTGGTTTTCACTTTTCTCAGTGGGGTTTGTAGCATTCTCTCGGTGCTAAAAGGTTTTAATCCGTGGGTAGAGTTACAAATCGGGTTAGAGCTTCTGTCTTTCTTTAGTGCTTGTTCAGCCTTTAATGTGTTGCTTATATTCACGATTGAGCTTTTCCCCACGTGCGTGAGGAACTCGGCTCTCTCGATGGTGAGGCAGGCGGTGGTGTTAGGAGGAGTTTTCAGCCCGACGCTGGCGGCGGCGGGGAGGGAAAACGGCGGGGTTCTATCATATGGGGTGTTTGGGGTTGTGGTGGGGGTTTGTGgattgtttgttgtttgtttgccGGAGACGAGAGGGAGAAGGATTTGTGATACAATGGATGAGGAAGAGCACAAAGAGACAGCTAATTGCAGTGCGGTTCGGCTTGTCGTCTAG